A single genomic interval of bacterium harbors:
- a CDS encoding GTP-binding protein, giving the protein MAKEKFQRTKPHLNVGTIGHVDHGKTTLTAAITEVLEKKG; this is encoded by the coding sequence ATGGCGAAGGAGAAGTTTCAGAGGACGAAGCCGCACCTGAACGTGGGGACGATCGGGCACGTGGACCACGGCAAGACGACGCTGACGGCGGCGATCACGGAGGTGCTGGAGAAGAAGGG